One region of Triticum aestivum cultivar Chinese Spring chromosome 6B, IWGSC CS RefSeq v2.1, whole genome shotgun sequence genomic DNA includes:
- the LOC123138175 gene encoding probable RNA-dependent RNA polymerase 1 has translation MGGKTIQVSGFPSTVNADHVKDLLEQIVGTGNVFAIKLRPPKNISANSKSFAIVQFQSEAHASLVLNAARRNALRTGSNHLKARYAERDIVPRPRTTIFNLQDATLHFGCLLKEKVLSVLWSGTNVSVEFGFAMKRIDFCLISNSKKYKLELSYESIWEIQLHRPPGLQKKFLLIQVQAAPKIYEQNIRRSGSMYDDPLFNYFRDDTDDQWTRTTDFTPLASIGQSYILCLELPHICYLPNIREYFVYYEVHDDVFHLQRGYSYSSNTCFVPVVKSQYFTDVPYEILFKINHLVQNGTLSGPTLDDNFYRLVSPRYECIDHVKRALEKMSYLKKTCLNPTKWLSEQYKKLQRSRYVLRLPNITLDDDGLVYVYRVQITPAKVYFYGPEINVSNRVVRNYAADLDNFLRISFVDEDCEKLRSTDLSQRSAPGNNTRRTALYNRVLSVLSNGITIGDKHFDFLAFSSSQLRDNSAWMFASRPGLSASDIREWMGNFRNIRNVAKYAARLGQSFSSSTETLKVHKYEVKEAPDVTNGTKYVFSDGIGTISADFADEVSKKCNLTRFTPSAFQIRYGGYKGVVAVDPTSHWKLYLRKSMSKFQSDNITLDVLAYSKYQPCFLNRQLITLLSTLGVRDSIFELKQQEAVKQLNRMVAEPQAAIGAIELMPMGEITNIVKELLLCGYQPDVEPFVSMLLQTFRASKLLELKTRSRIFVPKGRAMMGCLDETRTLKYGQVFIQASNSANDRGKSIVTGKVIVAKNPCIHPGDIRILQAVHSPLLGHMVNCVVFPQLGPRPHPNECSGSDLDGDIYFVSWDPDLIPTRMVAPMDYTPAPTETLDHDVMIEEVHEYFTNYIVNESLGIIANAHVVFADREILKAESTPCIKLAELFSIAVDYPKTGVPAQIPPELHVKEYPDFMEKLDRATYVSEGVIGKLYREIKKQNPHIGHFTKDVARRSYDADLIVDGYQDFITEAVWFKEQYDFKLGNLMEHYGINSEAEIISGCIIKMAKNFTKKNDADAIRLAVKSLRKEARSWFNEMGSDESGGGHEALDAKASAWYHVTYHPEYWGCYNEGYDHRPHFISFPWCVYDKLILIKQQKNFVRKMLDLENRMRRSAIFG, from the exons ATGGGCGGCAAGACTATTCAGGTGTCAGGGTTTCCTTCAACTGTCAATGCTGACCATGTCAAGGATTTGTTGGAACAAATTGTTGGTACTGGCAACGTCTTTGCGATCAAGCTCAGGCCTCCAAAGAACATCTCTGCAAACTCAAAATCGTTTGCCATTGTTCAGTTCCAGTCCGAGGCACATGCTTCGCTGGTGTTGAATGCGGCCCGACGGAATGCACTAAGGACTGGAAGTAATCATCTGAAGGCCCGATACGCAGAGCGTGACATTGTTCCGAGACCAAGAACTACAATTTTTAATCTACAGGATGCAACACTGCATTTTGGCTGCCTTCTGAAGGAAAAAGTTCTATCTGTTCTGTGGAGCGGAACAAATGTTTCCGTTGAGTTTGGATTTGCTATGAAGAGGATTGACTTTTGCCTGATCTCCAACTCGAAGAAATACAAACTTGAACTCTCCTACGAGAGCATATGGGAGATCCAGCTTCATCGTCCACCTGGGTTGCAAAAAAAGTTCCTTCTGATTCAG GTTCAGGCTGCTCCGAAAATTTACGAACAAAATATACGCCGCTCTGGTTCTATGTACGACGATCCTTTATTCAACTATTTTAGGGATGATACAGATGACCAGTGGACCAGAACAACTGATTTTACTCCATTAGCCAGCATTGGGCAATCATATATCCTATGTCTGGAGCTACCACATATTTGTTATCTCCCGAACATCCGAGAGTACTTTGTTTACTATGAAGTACACGATGACGTCTTCCATCTCCAGCGTGGATATTCATATTCAAGCAATACTTGCTTTGTTCCAGTTGTGAAATCTCAATATTTCACTGATGTCCCCTATGAGATACTCTTTAAGATCAACCACTTGGTTCAGAATGGGACACTTAGTGGACCAACACTTGATGACAACTTCTACCGTCTGGTCAGCCCAAGATATGAATGTATTGACCATGTAAAGCGTGCACTTGAAAAGATGTCATACCTAAAAAAGACTTGTTTGAATCCAACAAAGTGGTTATCTGAACAATACAAAAAACTTCAGAGATCACGCTACGTGTTAAGATTACCGAACATAACTCTGGATGATGATGGGTTGGTATATGTCTACAGGGTGCAAATTACTCCTGCGAAAGTGTACTTTTATGGTCCTGAGATTAATGTCTCGAATCGTGTTGTACGGAATTATGCTGCTGATTTGGATAACTTCCTTCGGATTTCGTTTGTTGATGAGGACTGTGAGAAGCTTCGTTCAACTGATTTATCACAACGCTCTGCTCCAGGAAATAATACAAGGAGGACTGCTCTTTATaacagagttctttcagtcctttCAAATGGCATTACTATCGGTGACAAGCACTTTGACTTTCTGGCTTTTTCTTCAAGCCAGCTCCGAGATAACTCTGCATGGATGTTTGCTTCTCGCCCGGGGTTATCTGCCAGTGACATCAGGGAGTGGATGGGGAACTTCCGTAATATTAGAAATGTGGCAAAGTATGCTGCAAGGCTTGGTCAGTCTTTTAGTTCCTCAACAGAAACTTTGAAAGTGCATAAGTATGAGGTGAAAGAAGCTCCAGATGTAACAAACGGTACAAAGTATGTATTCTCAGATGGAATTGGAACCATTTCAGCTGATTTTGCAGATGAAGTGTCTAAGAAGTGCAACTTGACCCGCTTTACTCCCTCCGCTTTCCAAATAAGGTATGGAGGTTACAAAGGTGTTGTCGCTGTTGATCCAACATCACACTGGAAACTATATTTAAGAAAAAGCATGTCAAAGTTTCAGTCAGATAACATCACACTAGATGTTCTTGCATACAGCAAGTACCAGCCATGTTTCCTGAACCGGCAGTTAATCACTCTTCTTTCGACACTCGGAGTCAGAGATAGCATATTTGAACTGAAACAACAAGAAGCTGTGAAGCAGTTGAACAGAATGGTAGCTGAACCACAAGCTGCTATTGGTGCAATTGAGCTTATGCCCATGGGAGAAATTACCAACATTGTTAAAGAGTTGTTGTTATGTGGTTACCAGCCTGATGTTGAACCATTTGTTTCTATGCTTCTACAAACATTTAGAGCATCCAAGCTGCTAGAATTGAAAACGAGGTCAAGGATATTTGTCCCAAAAGGACGAGCAATGATGGGATGCCTAGATGAAACCCGCACACTGAAGTACGGACAGGTATTCATTCAAGCTTCTAATAGTGCAAATGACCGTGGAAAGTCCATCGTAACTGGAAAAGTTATCGTTGCGAAAAACCCTTGCATCCACCCTGGTGATATCCGTATTCTCCAGGCTGTTCATAGTCCTCTTCTGGGCCACATGGTTAACTGTGTTGTCTTTCCACAGCTGGGGCCAAG GCCTCATCCTAATGAATGTTCAGGGAGTGATCTGGATGGGGACATATACTTTGTTTCATGGGACCCAGATCTCATTCCAACTCGTATGGTGGCGCCTATGGACTATACTCCTGCACCAACAGAAACATTAGATCATGATGTTATGATTGAG GAAGTACATGAGTATTTCACAAATTACATAGTTAACGAGAGTCTGGGAATCATTGCCAACGCGCACGTAGTCTTTGCGGATAGGGAAATCTTGAAGGCTGAAAGTACACCATGCATTAAGCTGGCAGAGCTCTTCTCCATTGCTGTTGATTATCCAAAGACAGGAGTTCCGGCTCAAATTCCGCCTGAACTACATGTGAAGGAGTACCCAGATTTCATGGAGAAGCTCGACAGGGCTACCTATGTATCCGAGGGAGTAATAGGGAAGCTCTACCGGGAAATTAAGAAGCAGAACCCTCACATTGGACACTTCACAAAGGATGTGGCAAGGCGGTCTTATGACGCTGATTTGATAGTTGATGGCTACCAAGACTTCATTACCGAAGCTGTGTGGTTCAAGGAACAGTATGACTTCAAGTTGGGTAATCTGATGGAGCACTACGGAATAAATAGCGAGGCTGAGATAATAAGTGGATGCATCATTAAGATGGCAAAGAATTTTACCAAGAAGAACGACGCCGATGCTATCAGACTGGCGGTGAAATCTTTGCGGAAGGAAGCAAGGTCATGGTTCAACGAGATGGGTTCAGATGAGAGCGGAGGTGGTCACGAGGCCTTGGACGCCAAGGCATCCGCTTGGTATCATGTTACCTATCACCCGGAGTACTGGGGTTGCTACAATGAAGGATATGATCACCGGCCACACTTCATCAGTTTTCCGTGGTGTGTCTATGACAAGCTGATTCTCATCAAGCAGCAGAAGAACTTTGTCAGGAAGATGCTTGATCTCGAGAACAGAATGAGACGGAGCGCCATATTCGGGTGA